One Paraburkholderia kururiensis DNA window includes the following coding sequences:
- the glnT gene encoding type III glutamate--ammonia ligase, which produces MNLNDASPLPVNALGSVPRFGNAEEAQAYLAQHGVKYVLAQFVDIHGVAKAKSVPLAHLRSVLEAGAGFAGFAIWGVGIEPNGPDYMAVGDLATLTPVPWQAGLARIVCDGHVGGAPWAFDSRVTLKKQVARVAERGWTLYTGLEPEFSLLKRSASGVLEPCDASDTLAKPCYDYKGLSRTRVFLERLTESLRAVGIDVYQIDHEDANGQFEINYTYTDCLTSCDHYVFFKMAASEIANELGMICSFMPKPFANRPGNGMHMHMSIGDGERNLFADKADALGMGLSTLGYQFTAGLLAHAPALTALCNPTVNSYKRLVVGRSLTGATWAPAYISYGDNNRSTMVRMPGGRIELRLPDGACNPYLATAAVIAAGLDGIDRGLSPGAPANENLYEWSPQKLREHGIGVLPQNLGEALDALEADQTLCDALGPVVGEFIKLKRMEWLEYMRHVSDWEIRQYVEFF; this is translated from the coding sequence ATGAACCTGAACGATGCGAGCCCGTTGCCCGTCAACGCGCTCGGAAGCGTGCCCCGCTTTGGCAATGCGGAAGAAGCCCAGGCGTACCTCGCGCAACACGGCGTGAAGTACGTGCTGGCGCAATTCGTCGACATTCACGGCGTGGCCAAGGCGAAGTCCGTGCCGCTCGCGCATCTGCGCAGCGTGCTGGAGGCGGGCGCGGGCTTCGCGGGTTTTGCGATCTGGGGCGTGGGCATCGAGCCGAACGGGCCGGACTACATGGCGGTCGGCGACCTTGCGACGCTCACGCCGGTGCCGTGGCAGGCGGGCCTCGCGCGGATCGTCTGCGACGGTCACGTGGGCGGCGCGCCGTGGGCGTTCGATTCGCGCGTGACGCTGAAGAAGCAGGTGGCCCGCGTTGCCGAACGCGGCTGGACGCTCTACACGGGACTCGAGCCCGAGTTTTCGCTGTTGAAGCGCAGCGCGTCCGGCGTGCTCGAGCCTTGCGACGCGAGCGACACGCTGGCCAAGCCGTGCTACGACTACAAGGGGCTGTCCCGCACGCGCGTGTTTCTGGAGCGGCTCACCGAATCGCTGCGAGCAGTGGGTATCGACGTCTACCAGATCGATCACGAGGACGCGAACGGCCAGTTCGAGATCAACTACACGTACACCGATTGCCTGACCTCGTGCGACCACTACGTGTTCTTCAAGATGGCCGCATCGGAAATCGCGAACGAACTCGGCATGATCTGCTCGTTCATGCCGAAGCCGTTCGCGAACCGGCCCGGCAACGGCATGCACATGCATATGTCGATCGGCGACGGCGAGCGCAATCTCTTTGCCGACAAGGCGGACGCGCTCGGCATGGGCCTGTCGACGCTCGGCTACCAGTTCACCGCAGGCCTGCTCGCCCATGCGCCCGCGTTGACCGCACTCTGCAACCCCACGGTGAACTCGTACAAGCGGCTTGTCGTGGGGCGCTCGCTGACGGGCGCGACCTGGGCGCCCGCTTATATCAGCTATGGCGACAACAACCGCTCGACCATGGTGCGCATGCCCGGCGGCCGCATCGAATTGCGTTTGCCCGACGGCGCATGCAACCCCTATCTCGCGACGGCGGCCGTGATCGCCGCGGGCCTCGACGGCATCGACCGTGGTCTTTCGCCCGGCGCGCCCGCCAACGAGAACCTGTACGAATGGTCGCCCCAAAAGCTGCGCGAGCACGGCATCGGCGTGCTGCCGCAGAACCTGGGCGAAGCGCTCGACGCACTCGAAGCCGACCAGACGCTCTGCGATGCGCTCGGGCCGGTGGTGGGCGAATTCATCAAGCTCAAGCGAATGGAGTGGCTCGAATACATGCGCCACGTGTCGGATTGGGAAATCAGGCAGTACGTCGAATTTTTCTGA
- a CDS encoding helix-turn-helix domain-containing protein produces the protein MPTADDSKTPLERYLGTTIRELRQSHDLTIAQVAEQAGISRGMLSKIENAQTSAGLDVLNRIAQALGVSMSTLFRNFDVPQGGAQLVKKGAGMEVVRKGTKSGHTYHLLAYDQGPRKTFEPFLITMEDQAERFPVFEHPGTEFIHMLKGVIEYRHGQQTYVLHPGDTLTFRGDVPHGPERLIKTPIQFLSIFVYGQPAEE, from the coding sequence ATGCCCACCGCAGACGACAGCAAGACGCCGCTCGAACGCTATCTCGGAACCACCATCCGCGAGTTGCGCCAGAGCCACGACCTGACCATCGCACAGGTTGCCGAACAGGCCGGCATCAGCCGCGGCATGCTCTCGAAGATCGAGAACGCGCAGACCTCGGCCGGACTCGACGTGCTCAACCGGATCGCCCAGGCACTCGGCGTGTCCATGTCCACGCTGTTCCGCAACTTCGACGTCCCGCAAGGCGGCGCCCAGCTCGTCAAGAAAGGCGCCGGCATGGAAGTGGTCCGCAAAGGCACGAAAAGCGGTCACACCTACCATCTGCTGGCTTACGACCAGGGGCCGCGCAAGACTTTCGAGCCGTTCCTGATCACGATGGAAGACCAGGCCGAACGCTTCCCGGTGTTCGAGCATCCCGGCACCGAGTTCATCCACATGCTCAAGGGCGTCATCGAATACCGGCACGGACAGCAGACCTACGTCCTGCATCCGGGGGACACCCTGACGTTCCGCGGCGATGTTCCGCACGGCCCGGAACGCCTGATCAAAACCCCCATCCAGTTCCTGTCGATCTTCGTCTACGGGCAACCCGCCGAAGAGTGA
- a CDS encoding NAD(P)/FAD-dependent oxidoreductase: MSHFDFIVIGAGVIGTSVAHHLASLGARSVLVVERGMIGAGTTSQSSGLLRTHYSVRQNVELARASWWAFNNFAEYVGDDEASCGLVKCGYMICAPDGPKLDPLRASLDAQRAMDIEVQLLGRDEARERLPIAQFDDAALIGFEPEAGFADAYLVATSFAKSARRRGVKILEGTTVTGLVREGRRVVGIETNAGRFTCATLISTQNIWTPELSGWIGVPLPVAAERHTVLALECEARYSYQMPAFKDLGSAGMLYYRSYGGSQMLVSEGVVGETLNAPETEQGDISLDYVAEVGAQVAERFPAYETAGLASSWTGVYDVTPDWNPVLGKMGDIEGLVVGFGFSGHGFKLSPAIGKLLAQHALGQPTDVSLAPYALERFATGALLTGKYGLGAVS; this comes from the coding sequence ATGAGCCACTTCGACTTCATCGTGATCGGCGCCGGCGTGATCGGCACCTCGGTCGCGCATCACCTTGCCTCGCTCGGCGCCCGCAGCGTGCTCGTCGTCGAGCGCGGCATGATCGGCGCCGGCACCACGTCGCAATCGTCCGGCCTGTTGCGCACGCATTACTCGGTCCGCCAGAACGTCGAGCTGGCGCGCGCGTCGTGGTGGGCGTTCAACAACTTCGCCGAATACGTAGGCGACGACGAAGCGTCGTGCGGACTCGTCAAGTGCGGCTACATGATCTGCGCGCCCGACGGCCCGAAGCTCGATCCGCTGCGCGCGTCGCTCGACGCCCAGCGCGCAATGGACATCGAAGTCCAGTTGCTCGGGCGCGACGAGGCCCGCGAGCGCCTGCCTATCGCGCAGTTCGACGACGCGGCGCTGATCGGCTTCGAGCCGGAAGCCGGCTTTGCCGATGCGTACCTCGTCGCGACGAGCTTCGCCAAATCGGCGCGACGCCGCGGCGTCAAGATTCTCGAAGGCACGACCGTCACGGGACTCGTGCGCGAAGGCCGCCGCGTGGTCGGCATCGAGACGAACGCCGGCCGCTTCACGTGCGCAACGCTCATCAGCACGCAGAACATCTGGACACCTGAACTATCGGGCTGGATCGGCGTGCCGCTGCCTGTCGCGGCGGAACGGCACACCGTGCTGGCGCTCGAATGCGAGGCCCGCTACTCGTATCAGATGCCGGCGTTCAAAGACCTCGGCTCGGCCGGCATGCTGTACTACCGCAGCTACGGCGGCAGTCAGATGCTGGTGTCCGAGGGCGTGGTGGGCGAAACGCTGAACGCGCCTGAAACCGAACAGGGCGACATCTCGCTCGATTACGTCGCCGAAGTGGGCGCGCAGGTCGCCGAGCGCTTTCCCGCCTACGAAACGGCCGGGCTGGCATCGTCGTGGACCGGGGTCTATGACGTGACGCCCGACTGGAATCCGGTGCTCGGCAAGATGGGCGACATCGAAGGGCTCGTGGTGGGCTTCGGCTTCTCGGGCCACGGCTTCAAGCTCTCACCCGCCATCGGCAAGCTGCTCGCCCAGCACGCACTCGGTCAGCCAACCGACGTGTCGCTCGCGCCCTACGCGCTCGAGCGCTTTGCGACCGGCGCGTTGCTGACCGGCAAGTACGGCCTGGGCGCCGTGTCCTGA
- a CDS encoding electron transfer flavoprotein subunit alpha/FixB family protein, which translates to MRTLVVAETTADHTLPEAVRRLVSAARVRRCPVDVLVLDPAVAAQAALVDGVDGVIQPDTPASANTALANSITPESLAAELAALAPRYSLIVAAHRTLGRNALPRAAALANAAFVADVTGLTDDGHFVRGLYAGSIVATVASTRDTTFATVRTSSFAVAEDRTEPAPIASLEAPPAFAATTLLERNGAEATGIDLANAPIVVSGGRGLASGENMARLGALASRLGAALGASRAAVDAGYAPNAIQVGQTGKTVAPDAYLAFGISGAIQHLAGMKDSKLIVAINKDPDAPIFSFADVGFVGDLFDVVSALERHVDAGDRA; encoded by the coding sequence ATGAGAACGCTCGTCGTCGCAGAAACGACCGCAGACCACACGCTGCCGGAAGCCGTTCGCCGCCTTGTGAGCGCGGCGCGTGTGCGGCGCTGCCCGGTGGATGTGCTGGTTCTCGATCCGGCTGTGGCCGCGCAAGCCGCACTCGTCGATGGCGTGGACGGTGTCATCCAGCCGGATACGCCGGCCTCTGCCAACACGGCGTTAGCTAACAGCATCACGCCGGAAAGCCTTGCCGCAGAGCTCGCCGCGCTGGCGCCGCGCTATTCGCTCATCGTGGCCGCGCATCGCACGCTGGGCCGCAATGCGTTGCCGCGCGCCGCTGCGCTCGCCAACGCCGCGTTCGTTGCCGACGTGACCGGCCTCACCGACGACGGACACTTCGTACGTGGGCTCTACGCGGGCAGCATCGTCGCGACGGTGGCCAGCACGCGCGACACGACCTTCGCGACCGTTCGTACCTCGTCGTTCGCGGTAGCGGAAGATCGCACCGAACCGGCCCCGATCGCCTCGCTCGAAGCGCCGCCTGCATTCGCTGCAACGACCTTGCTCGAACGTAACGGTGCAGAGGCCACCGGAATCGATCTTGCGAACGCGCCGATCGTGGTATCGGGCGGTCGCGGTCTCGCCTCAGGCGAAAACATGGCGCGGCTTGGCGCGCTCGCCTCGCGGCTCGGCGCGGCGCTAGGCGCCTCGCGTGCCGCGGTCGACGCAGGCTACGCGCCGAACGCCATCCAGGTGGGGCAAACCGGCAAGACCGTGGCACCCGACGCCTATCTCGCGTTCGGCATTTCCGGCGCCATTCAGCATCTGGCCGGGATGAAGGACTCGAAGCTGATCGTCGCCATCAACAAAGATCCCGATGCACCGATCTTCTCGTTCGCGGACGTGGGTTTCGTCGGTGATCTGTTCGATGTGGTGAGCGCACTGGAGCGTCACGTCGACGCCGGAGACCGCGCATGA
- a CDS encoding electron transfer flavoprotein subunit beta/FixA family protein, whose protein sequence is MSLKILVPVKRVVDPNVRVRVGSTGSVETTGLKMSLNPFDECALEMALRLREAGHAAHVTVVTCGQPVCQDVLRTGLAMGADDAVLIDTGDAALDPAGVARLLHAWLDTSPYDLVLCGKQAIDDDTGGVAPMLAGLLGWPQGLDATALVREADGWRVVCGDDSGTATWLLAGRAVISADLRLAEPRRVTLPGIVKAKQKPLAVVDASRFAVDLAPASRTVRLDEPSVQRAGHRVADVDALLAALAAHHVFSRSGAST, encoded by the coding sequence ATGTCCCTCAAGATACTGGTGCCGGTCAAACGCGTCGTCGATCCGAACGTGCGCGTGCGCGTCGGTTCGACCGGCAGCGTCGAGACCACTGGCCTCAAGATGTCCCTCAATCCGTTCGACGAATGCGCGCTCGAAATGGCGCTGCGCCTGCGCGAAGCCGGCCACGCCGCGCACGTAACCGTCGTGACATGCGGCCAGCCGGTCTGCCAGGACGTGTTGCGCACGGGCCTCGCGATGGGCGCCGACGACGCGGTCCTGATCGACACGGGCGATGCCGCGCTGGACCCGGCCGGCGTCGCGCGCCTGCTGCACGCGTGGCTCGACACGTCGCCGTACGATCTCGTGCTCTGCGGAAAGCAGGCCATCGACGACGACACAGGAGGCGTGGCGCCGATGCTCGCCGGCCTGCTCGGCTGGCCTCAGGGGCTCGACGCCACGGCGCTCGTGCGCGAAGCCGACGGCTGGCGCGTGGTGTGCGGCGACGACAGCGGCACCGCAACGTGGTTGCTCGCCGGGCGAGCCGTCATCAGCGCCGACCTGCGTCTCGCCGAACCGCGGCGCGTCACGCTGCCCGGCATCGTCAAGGCGAAACAGAAGCCGCTTGCCGTCGTCGACGCGAGCCGGTTCGCCGTGGATCTCGCGCCGGCATCGCGCACCGTGCGGCTCGATGAACCGTCCGTGCAGCGCGCCGGCCATCGTGTCGCCGACGTCGATGCACTGCTCGCCGCGCTCGCCGCACACCATGTCTTTTCCCGTTCAGGAGCCAGCACATGA
- the hutG gene encoding N-formylglutamate deformylase produces MSDLYTLERGDAPLLISIPHLGTTIPAPLRGRYTDTALTLADTDWHLDRLYAFAATLGATVLGATVSRYVIDLNRPPNDESLYPGQTTTGLCPAETFRGEPLYRDGCEPDGEEKRRRVAEYWRPYHAALAAELARLRERHAHVLLWEAHSIASVLPRLFDGKLPDLNIGTQDGRTVAPSVQRAIEREAAASPQTWVANGRFKGGYITRAFGNPSGGVHAVQLEMCQSTYMNETYPFAYEPARAAAVQGTVRAMIDAALAALAALPRSQHKEG; encoded by the coding sequence ATGAGCGACCTCTACACGCTCGAACGCGGCGACGCGCCGTTGCTGATTTCGATTCCGCACCTCGGAACGACGATTCCCGCACCGCTGCGCGGCCGCTATACCGATACCGCCTTGACGCTTGCCGATACCGACTGGCATCTCGACCGCCTGTACGCGTTCGCGGCGACGCTGGGCGCAACGGTGCTGGGCGCGACCGTGTCGCGCTACGTCATCGACCTCAACCGGCCGCCCAACGACGAAAGCCTGTACCCGGGCCAGACCACCACCGGCCTGTGCCCAGCCGAGACATTTCGCGGCGAGCCGCTCTATCGCGACGGTTGCGAGCCGGATGGAGAGGAGAAGCGCCGGCGGGTGGCCGAATACTGGCGGCCCTATCACGCGGCGCTCGCGGCCGAACTGGCCCGACTGCGCGAGCGCCATGCTCACGTGCTGCTCTGGGAAGCGCATTCGATTGCAAGCGTGCTGCCGCGGCTCTTCGACGGCAAGCTGCCGGACCTCAACATCGGCACGCAGGACGGCCGCACGGTCGCGCCGTCCGTGCAGCGCGCCATCGAGCGCGAAGCGGCGGCGAGTCCGCAGACGTGGGTGGCGAACGGCCGCTTCAAAGGCGGCTATATCACGCGCGCGTTCGGCAACCCTTCGGGCGGTGTGCACGCGGTGCAGCTCGAGATGTGTCAGTCGACGTACATGAACGAGACTTACCCGTTCGCCTACGAGCCGGCGCGGGCGGCGGCGGTACAGGGCACGGTGCGCGCCATGATCGATGCGGCGCTGGCGGCGTTGGCCGCGTTGCCGCGGTCGCAGCATAAGGAAGGGTGA
- a CDS encoding protein glxC, with protein sequence MERMTFDLERTTVREVNQYLHGSADTLRGEAIVVTSPNGAHNIAVGVDADVTVTIEGHAGYYAGGMNKHATIVIEGSAGTGVAENMMSGKVHVKGFASNGAGASAHGGLLVIDGDAGLRCGISLKGGDIVVGGSVGSFSAFMAQAGRMVICGDAGDALGDSLYEAVLYVKGDVKSLGADAQFEPMTDADVSAVAALLDAAGLDHDPRAFKRIASARTLYHWNADADQEY encoded by the coding sequence ATGGAACGCATGACATTCGACCTTGAGCGCACCACCGTCCGGGAGGTCAACCAGTATCTGCACGGCAGCGCCGACACGCTGCGCGGCGAGGCCATCGTCGTGACCTCGCCCAACGGCGCGCACAACATCGCAGTGGGCGTGGATGCCGACGTGACGGTGACCATCGAAGGCCACGCCGGCTATTACGCCGGTGGCATGAACAAGCACGCAACCATCGTCATCGAGGGCAGCGCCGGCACCGGCGTTGCGGAAAACATGATGAGCGGCAAGGTGCATGTGAAGGGCTTTGCGTCGAACGGCGCGGGCGCATCCGCGCACGGCGGGTTGCTCGTGATCGATGGCGACGCGGGGCTGCGTTGCGGCATCTCGTTGAAGGGCGGCGACATCGTGGTGGGCGGATCGGTGGGCAGCTTCTCCGCCTTCATGGCGCAGGCCGGGCGCATGGTGATCTGCGGCGATGCCGGCGACGCGCTGGGCGATTCGCTGTACGAAGCCGTGCTCTACGTGAAGGGCGACGTGAAATCGCTCGGCGCCGACGCGCAGTTCGAACCGATGACCGATGCCGACGTGAGCGCCGTTGCGGCGTTGCTCGATGCAGCCGGGCTGGACCACGATCCGCGTGCGTTCAAGCGCATCGCCTCGGCGCGCACGCTCTACCACTGGAACGCCGATGCGGACCAGGAATATTGA
- a CDS encoding class II glutamine amidotransferase — MCGIVGLLVKTPALRDRLGELMVPMLIGMTERGPDSAGLAVFADAVEADQRKLSLYSGFTDEGEHFPWDVLLDRVKASVDTGAHVEAKQNHAVLTVHAQADMVRKWLNEHYPRLYVLSAGRSIDLYKDIGLPADIAARYAFSELKGSHLVGHTRMATESAVTPDRAHPFTAGEDFCLVHNGSLSNPYGVRRKLEPKGIHFDTDNDTEAACRFLEWRLREGDTLPVALQRGFEELDGFYTFLMGTPTELALIRDPFACKPAVVAENDDYVAIASEFRSLAHLPDIKNAKVFEPAPEEMYVWNA; from the coding sequence ATGTGCGGAATCGTGGGATTGCTGGTCAAGACACCGGCATTGCGCGACCGGCTTGGCGAACTGATGGTGCCGATGTTGATCGGCATGACCGAACGGGGCCCCGATTCGGCCGGCCTCGCAGTGTTCGCCGATGCCGTGGAGGCGGACCAGCGCAAGCTCAGCCTGTACTCGGGTTTTACGGACGAAGGCGAGCACTTTCCGTGGGACGTGCTGCTCGACCGCGTGAAGGCGTCCGTCGATACGGGCGCGCACGTCGAGGCCAAACAGAATCATGCGGTGCTCACGGTGCATGCCCAGGCGGACATGGTGAGGAAATGGCTGAACGAGCATTACCCGCGCCTTTACGTCCTGTCCGCGGGCCGGTCCATCGATCTGTACAAAGACATCGGTTTGCCCGCGGACATCGCCGCGCGCTACGCGTTCAGCGAGCTCAAGGGCTCGCACCTGGTGGGACACACGCGCATGGCGACCGAGTCGGCGGTGACGCCTGACCGCGCGCATCCGTTTACGGCCGGCGAAGATTTTTGCCTCGTGCACAACGGCTCGCTCTCGAATCCGTACGGCGTGCGCCGCAAGCTGGAGCCCAAGGGCATCCACTTCGATACCGACAACGACACCGAAGCCGCGTGCCGCTTCCTCGAATGGCGCCTGCGCGAAGGCGACACGTTGCCCGTCGCGCTGCAACGGGGCTTCGAGGAACTGGACGGTTTCTACACCTTCCTGATGGGCACGCCCACCGAACTCGCGCTGATTCGCGACCCGTTCGCGTGCAAGCCTGCCGTCGTCGCGGAGAACGACGACTACGTGGCGATCGCGTCCGAGTTCCGCTCGCTCGCGCATCTGCCCGACATCAAGAACGCGAAGGTCTTCGAACCCGCACCCGAGGAGATGTACGTATGGAACGCATGA
- a CDS encoding LysR family transcriptional regulator codes for MRRTPPPIDLRALQAFVAVCETGSMTAAAKRIGVSQSAISQAVSALEREQGAVLFDRDSRPPRPNIAGRALLELAGPLLEHAQMVSTRVGDASDSGRLPVRLGCVDSFAATVGPELIRAVSGTSRQISMWSGITPGLSKQLHDRELDVAVCTQTALSDARIVEVPLFSEAFVAVVARSHLAGRPNVDWRTLAAELPLIRYTARSVIGQQVERLARHLGIDSPRRFEFDATDPLLSLVAARFGFAISTPLCLWQARHYLSEIAILPLPSGRLGRRDFFLLHRQDEWDDFVREIVELTRSVLDHSIRPALARALPHLADDALL; via the coding sequence ATGCGACGTACCCCACCGCCAATCGACCTGCGCGCGCTGCAGGCTTTCGTCGCCGTGTGCGAGACCGGGTCGATGACTGCTGCGGCGAAGCGTATCGGCGTGAGCCAGAGCGCGATCAGCCAGGCCGTGTCCGCGCTCGAACGCGAGCAGGGCGCCGTGCTGTTCGATCGCGACAGCCGCCCGCCGCGCCCCAACATTGCCGGCCGCGCACTGCTCGAACTCGCCGGGCCGTTGCTCGAGCACGCGCAGATGGTCAGCACGCGGGTGGGCGACGCATCGGATTCGGGGCGCTTGCCGGTGCGCCTCGGCTGCGTCGATTCGTTCGCCGCGACCGTCGGCCCGGAACTGATCCGGGCCGTGTCCGGCACGTCGAGGCAGATCTCGATGTGGTCCGGCATCACGCCGGGCTTGAGCAAGCAGTTGCACGACCGGGAACTGGACGTCGCCGTGTGCACGCAAACCGCGCTGAGCGACGCGCGCATCGTGGAGGTGCCGCTTTTCTCGGAGGCCTTTGTCGCCGTCGTCGCGCGCAGCCACCTGGCCGGGCGCCCGAACGTGGACTGGCGCACGCTCGCCGCCGAACTGCCGCTGATCCGCTACACGGCGCGTTCGGTGATCGGCCAGCAGGTGGAGCGGCTTGCGCGCCACCTGGGTATCGACAGCCCGAGGCGTTTCGAATTCGACGCGACCGATCCGTTGCTGAGTCTCGTCGCCGCGCGGTTCGGCTTCGCCATCTCGACGCCGCTGTGCCTGTGGCAGGCGCGGCACTACCTGAGCGAGATCGCGATCCTGCCGCTGCCGTCCGGGCGGCTGGGGCGGCGCGATTTCTTTCTGCTGCACCGGCAGGACGAATGGGATGACTTCGTGAGGGAGATCGTGGAGCTGACGCGGTCCGTGCTCGACCATTCCATCCGGCCTGCGCTCGCCCGCGCGTTGCCGCACCTTGCCGACGACGCATTGCTTTGA